One stretch of Nitrosococcus watsonii C-113 DNA includes these proteins:
- a CDS encoding DUF7948 domain-containing protein produces the protein MDAQEEDFSLFEIVLLMKEALITAVVIVWLGSATAAPLDDSPASGLVDERPAENIPSALTQASIASTYGQMPLSFELNQGQTDSAVKFFARGAGYQLFLTATEAVLALQQLAGESVHKSVKNPNSVFLRMQLLEANAMPQVSSLEMLPGKVNYFRGKDQTQWRTGIPTYAKVKYESVYPGIDLVYYGNPRQLEYDFIVAPGADPKTIRLAFQGADKLEVNAQGDLVIETTGGPVRFKKPLIYQAIGGNRQKVAGRYVLGESHQVKFEVAAYDTDKPLIIDPVLSYSTYLGGKELVDIGSSIAADAEGHAYVTGWTSSVSFPVLNAAQPQPSHANNGSSDAFIAKLSSDSHLVYVTYLGGCCDERGRGIAVDLEGNAYITGWTSSFDFPTFNPLQPNCFLDQQFGACLAAFVTKLGADGAMVYSTFLGGDGNDDARDIAVDTKGQAYITGTTASTNFPLVNGLQTALRNFDVFVTKLNAEGSRILYSTYLGGSDIAGSSREPFFSSEGVGGIAVDGEENAYVTGWTNAIDFPLINGFQGTTASSRDAFMAKIDTTVAGAASLVYSTLLGGAAGADYAIGIAVDAVGQAYILGQTLAHDFPTKNALQPDFAGGGTLLFPNFPSDAFVAKIDPSRVGEDSLVYATYLGGSESEGVFPSFKLGDIAVNRWGQAYITGSTMSLDFPTIHPLQASCALRSDGFCRDSFVSKLSADGSALLFSTYWGGSSADFGTGIALSGEGGIYITGVTRSSDFPILNPLQPALAGSMDVFVTKILDTRLLDCPAGVFSPIIGSNFYGAIFADGGSILTGNPLTLILNSLKSDTTFGPLTAILGDLFPCPLSGVKVGRKVSNRLSKAEN, from the coding sequence ATGGATGCTCAAGAAGAAGATTTCAGTTTATTTGAAATCGTCCTCTTAATGAAGGAAGCCTTAATTACGGCAGTGGTGATAGTCTGGCTCGGTAGCGCTACCGCTGCCCCCTTGGACGATTCGCCAGCCAGCGGTCTTGTTGATGAGCGGCCAGCAGAGAATATACCATCTGCCTTAACGCAAGCTAGCATCGCCAGCACCTACGGCCAAATGCCCCTGAGTTTTGAGCTTAACCAAGGGCAAACTGATTCCGCAGTTAAATTTTTTGCCCGGGGTGCTGGCTACCAGCTCTTTTTAACCGCTACCGAAGCGGTGCTGGCTTTGCAACAGCTTGCTGGAGAATCTGTGCATAAAAGTGTCAAAAACCCCAACAGTGTGTTCCTGCGTATGCAGCTCCTGGAAGCTAATGCCATGCCGCAGGTCTCTAGTTTGGAAATGTTGCCTGGTAAAGTCAACTATTTCCGGGGAAAAGATCAAACTCAATGGCGCACCGGTATCCCCACCTACGCCAAAGTGAAATATGAGTCAGTGTATCCAGGGATCGATCTGGTCTATTACGGCAATCCGCGGCAACTGGAATATGATTTTATTGTTGCTCCTGGCGCCGATCCCAAAACTATCCGGCTGGCTTTCCAGGGAGCCGACAAGCTGGAAGTCAATGCCCAGGGGGATTTGGTGATAGAGACGACAGGGGGTCCGGTACGGTTCAAAAAGCCGCTTATTTATCAAGCGATCGGCGGAAATCGTCAGAAAGTGGCCGGTCGCTATGTGCTTGGGGAAAGCCACCAGGTAAAGTTTGAGGTAGCAGCCTATGATACCGACAAGCCCCTGATTATCGACCCGGTGTTGAGCTATTCCACTTATTTGGGAGGTAAGGAATTGGTGGATATAGGCAGTAGTATCGCCGCGGATGCGGAAGGCCATGCCTATGTGACTGGCTGGACCAGCTCGGTAAGTTTTCCTGTTTTAAACGCTGCTCAGCCCCAACCTAGCCATGCTAATAACGGTTCTAGTGATGCCTTTATTGCCAAACTTAGCTCCGATAGTCATCTTGTTTATGTCACTTATCTTGGCGGCTGCTGTGATGAACGGGGCCGAGGCATCGCGGTGGATCTTGAGGGGAATGCTTATATCACGGGATGGACTTCTTCCTTTGATTTTCCCACTTTTAACCCCTTGCAGCCCAATTGTTTCCTTGATCAGCAGTTTGGCGCCTGCCTTGCAGCTTTTGTTACTAAATTAGGCGCCGACGGCGCCATGGTTTATTCGACTTTTCTTGGCGGCGATGGCAACGATGATGCTAGAGATATTGCCGTGGATACCAAGGGCCAGGCTTATATAACGGGAACGACTGCTTCGACTAATTTTCCTCTGGTCAACGGGTTGCAAACGGCTTTACGAAACTTTGATGTCTTCGTGACCAAGCTGAATGCGGAGGGATCGCGTATTTTGTACTCCACCTATCTGGGTGGTTCCGATATAGCAGGGTCATCTCGTGAACCGTTTTTTAGCTCTGAGGGGGTCGGGGGTATTGCTGTGGATGGCGAGGAGAATGCTTATGTAACCGGATGGACCAATGCCATCGACTTTCCCCTAATAAATGGTTTTCAGGGAACTACCGCCAGCTCTAGGGATGCCTTTATGGCTAAAATCGACACCACCGTTGCTGGTGCGGCATCCCTTGTGTATTCGACTTTGCTCGGTGGCGCTGCAGGTGCCGATTACGCAATTGGGATCGCCGTGGATGCGGTGGGCCAAGCGTATATTCTTGGACAAACCTTGGCCCATGATTTTCCTACCAAAAATGCCCTGCAGCCTGATTTCGCTGGCGGAGGCACGCTTCTTTTCCCTAATTTCCCTAGCGATGCCTTCGTAGCTAAGATCGATCCTTCCCGAGTAGGGGAGGACTCCCTTGTTTATGCCACTTATTTAGGGGGAAGCGAAAGCGAAGGTGTTTTCCCGAGTTTTAAGCTCGGTGACATTGCCGTGAACAGATGGGGCCAGGCTTATATAACTGGAAGCACCATGTCGCTTGACTTTCCCACCATTCATCCCTTGCAGGCCAGTTGCGCCTTGCGCTCCGATGGGTTTTGCCGGGATAGCTTTGTCTCGAAATTGAGCGCTGATGGCTCTGCTTTGCTGTTTTCTACTTATTGGGGCGGTAGTAGTGCCGATTTCGGTACTGGCATTGCTCTGAGCGGTGAGGGCGGGATCTATATCACTGGGGTTACCCGCTCCTCGGATTTTCCCATCCTTAATCCTTTGCAACCAGCCTTAGCGGGTTCAATGGATGTTTTTGTCACTAAAATCCTTGATACTCGGCTTCTCGATTGCCCTGCGGGGGTTTTTAGCCCTATTATTGGGAGCAATTTTTATGGGGCAATCTTTGCCGATGGCGGTAGTATACTGACTGGCAATCCTTTGACTCTGATCTTAAATAGCTTGAAGTCCGACACCACTTTTGGTCCTCTGACAGCAATATTAGGCGATTTATTTCCCTGTCCGTTAAGTGGCGTAAAGGTAGGGAGGAAAGTATCGAATAGGTTGTCAAAAGCCGAAAATTAA
- a CDS encoding DUF1820 family protein — translation MAKKRVYKIKFISQGKLYELFAREVGQSTMYGFVELGEIIFGEKSAVLVDPSEEQLKAEFVGVKRTYIPLHTILRIDEVDKEGINKITEATNADSNVAFFPSSLHTPGKDKK, via the coding sequence GTGGCTAAAAAAAGAGTTTATAAAATCAAATTTATTAGTCAAGGTAAGCTTTACGAGCTTTTTGCCCGAGAGGTGGGGCAAAGCACCATGTACGGTTTTGTTGAGCTTGGCGAAATCATCTTTGGCGAAAAATCGGCGGTGCTTGTTGATCCTTCCGAGGAGCAATTGAAAGCGGAGTTCGTTGGAGTAAAACGAACTTATATTCCTCTTCATACTATCTTGCGTATTGATGAAGTGGACAAAGAGGGAATCAATAAAATTACCGAAGCCACGAATGCCGATAGTAATGTAGCTTTCTTTCCTTCGTCTCTGCATACGCCAGGGAAAGATAAAAAATGA
- a CDS encoding 2-hydroxyacid dehydrogenase: protein MQGVFLDQDTLHPADLDFSPLEAIIPQWKYYGTSATTSEIIDRIRQATIAVTNKIALTGSILKQAPHLQLVCIAATGTNNVDLETARRLGIAVCNVRGYCTASVVEHVFALILALTRRLAATSHAATTGAWQHSPHFTVPDFPCRELVGKTFGIIGYGELGQAVAQIAKAFGMTVLIAQRPNTSNRPGRIPLKDLLPLVDILSLHCPLTPETTGLIGPDELASMRSDALLINAARGGIVDEQALADALRKGQLGGAGVDVLSQEPPRHGNPLLAPDIPNLILTPHVAWNSREARQYLLTQVAKNIRGFLAGKPCNLVS, encoded by the coding sequence ATGCAAGGCGTATTCCTTGATCAAGATACGCTCCACCCGGCCGACCTTGACTTTTCGCCCCTAGAAGCGATTATCCCGCAGTGGAAATACTATGGGACCAGTGCCACTACGAGCGAAATCATTGATCGTATCCGGCAAGCTACCATTGCTGTTACTAACAAAATTGCCCTGACTGGTTCAATCTTAAAGCAAGCCCCTCATTTACAATTGGTTTGCATCGCTGCAACGGGAACCAACAATGTAGACTTGGAGACGGCCCGCCGCCTAGGAATTGCTGTCTGCAATGTCCGAGGCTACTGTACTGCCTCTGTAGTGGAACATGTTTTCGCATTAATTTTAGCGCTTACCCGGCGCCTCGCCGCCACTAGTCACGCAGCAACCACAGGTGCTTGGCAGCATAGTCCTCATTTTACGGTACCGGACTTTCCGTGCCGGGAACTTGTAGGAAAAACCTTCGGGATTATAGGTTATGGTGAGCTAGGCCAGGCGGTCGCCCAAATCGCTAAGGCATTTGGGATGACTGTACTTATAGCACAACGACCGAATACCTCTAATAGGCCAGGTCGTATCCCCCTCAAAGACCTGCTTCCCCTGGTGGATATCCTTAGTCTCCATTGCCCCCTAACTCCGGAAACAACGGGTTTAATCGGCCCGGACGAATTGGCTTCAATGCGCTCCGATGCACTGCTCATTAACGCTGCCCGTGGCGGGATCGTAGACGAGCAGGCGCTCGCCGATGCCCTGCGCAAGGGGCAGCTCGGGGGTGCAGGAGTAGATGTATTGAGCCAAGAACCTCCCCGGCACGGCAATCCCTTATTAGCGCCAGATATTCCCAATTTGATTCTCACCCCCCACGTAGCCTGGAACAGCCGCGAGGCACGCCAGTACCTCCTTACCCAAGTCGCCAAAAATATTCGCGGTTTTCTCGCTGGCAAACCCTGTAATTTAGTCAGCTAG